The following proteins are co-located in the Streptomyces sp. NBC_00435 genome:
- a CDS encoding TetR/AcrR family transcriptional regulator, which yields MTQDPSAPAHASAPDPESGTDPESGLRERKKERTRKLLREGAAALFAEHGFAGTTVADIAACANVSERTFFRYFESKEALLLPDSIDLFEYVEAELARRPPEEDPLDAVCNALVSAVAPFAASSLTALTHSISIAGDERVVAAQLVQLFADFENRLTLIVLDRLPAGTPEADLRAGVIAGAALSAVRAVLRTQRRRRENGTVTDTPPPHLLLEAFGMLKQIGSAPQ from the coding sequence GTGACCCAAGATCCGTCCGCCCCGGCACACGCCTCCGCACCCGATCCCGAGTCCGGGACCGATCCCGAGTCCGGACTGCGCGAGCGCAAGAAGGAGCGGACCCGCAAGCTGCTGCGCGAGGGCGCCGCCGCACTGTTCGCCGAGCACGGTTTCGCGGGGACCACGGTCGCGGACATCGCCGCCTGCGCGAACGTGTCCGAGCGGACCTTCTTCCGCTACTTCGAGAGCAAGGAGGCCCTGCTCCTGCCCGACAGCATCGACCTCTTCGAGTACGTGGAGGCCGAACTGGCGCGGCGCCCGCCGGAGGAGGACCCGCTCGACGCGGTCTGCAACGCGCTCGTCTCAGCCGTGGCGCCGTTCGCGGCCTCCAGCCTGACCGCGCTCACCCATTCCATCTCGATCGCGGGCGACGAACGCGTCGTAGCGGCCCAACTGGTCCAGCTCTTCGCCGATTTCGAGAACCGGCTCACGCTCATCGTGCTGGACCGGCTCCCCGCCGGAACGCCCGAAGCCGACCTTCGCGCCGGAGTGATCGCCGGCGCCGCCCTGTCCGCCGTACGCGCCGTCCTGCGCACCCAACGCCGGCGCCGCGAGAACGGCACCGTCACCGACACCCCTCCCCCGCACCTCCTGCTGGAGGCCTTCGGGATGCTGAAGCAGATCGGATCCGCCCCGCAATGA
- a CDS encoding MMPL family transporter: MHHPQPPEGRPPASRLSRLGTLCARHPVRVIAVWLLLLAVAVLGRQLAAAAYSDQITLPSTQSRTGADLLTGSAPRAADPSGRVVFHVDSGSLSGHRQAMDESVADLAGMPHVTAASPVVTSADGRTAYTTVSFDRQLKTLGHAYTDTLDTATAAARASGVEVAYGGDLDQVVRPPADDRTAEVVGVLVALLILVLAFGSIAAALLPLATALVGVGVGLGVVGIVAGAVTFATAAPTLATMIGLGVGIDYALFLTTRFRQDLIDGHDPVDAAGRTAATSGRAVVVAAVTVAVAMLSLYTCGLTFIGRMGLAATIVVIITGAAALTLVPAALGLVGRRIDRYALRRPVAETSGDHDGWHRYAALVARHPWKFLTAGTLLLALCSVPLFSMRLGHVDDGADKAGSTTREAYDWIAGAQGPGFGPGANGPFVLVTDLHHTTVPADRIGGELTAALRDTAGVARFTPLAPSPDGKLLISTVTPATGPQSAGTGSLFTTLTGTTLPTALSGTGAEAYLTGSTAGQLDFRDTVEERLPLIIGIVLAAALVLLTVVFRSVVVPLKAVALNLFTTAASYGVLVAVFQWGWGSGLIGLTQPVPIESFVPMMMFAIVFGLSMDYEIFLLSAITRSWHRTKDNTLAVGTGLAATGRVISSAALIMTAVFLSFAGSATVVVKMLALGLAVSVVLDATVVRLVLVPSAMFLMGRANWWLPGFLDRLLPDPWGGHRPTPAAGGDAGAGTGTGRGEA, encoded by the coding sequence GTGCACCACCCCCAGCCGCCCGAAGGACGGCCCCCGGCCTCCCGCCTGAGCCGCCTCGGGACCCTCTGCGCCCGCCACCCCGTCCGGGTGATCGCCGTCTGGCTCCTGCTGCTGGCCGTCGCGGTACTCGGACGCCAGCTCGCCGCCGCGGCCTACAGCGACCAGATCACCCTGCCCAGCACGCAGTCCCGTACCGGAGCCGACCTGCTGACCGGCTCCGCGCCCCGGGCCGCGGACCCCAGTGGGCGGGTGGTCTTCCACGTCGACTCGGGTTCCCTGTCCGGACACCGTCAGGCCATGGACGAGAGCGTGGCCGATCTCGCGGGGATGCCCCACGTCACCGCCGCGTCCCCGGTCGTCACCAGCGCGGACGGCCGGACCGCCTACACCACCGTGTCCTTCGACCGGCAGCTCAAAACACTCGGGCACGCCTACACGGACACACTCGACACGGCCACCGCGGCGGCCCGCGCCTCGGGCGTGGAGGTCGCGTACGGCGGGGACCTGGACCAGGTCGTGCGGCCGCCGGCCGACGACCGGACCGCCGAGGTGGTGGGCGTCCTCGTGGCCCTGCTGATCCTCGTCCTCGCCTTCGGCAGCATCGCCGCGGCGCTGCTGCCCCTGGCCACGGCACTGGTCGGCGTCGGCGTGGGCCTCGGTGTCGTCGGCATCGTCGCGGGAGCCGTCACCTTCGCGACCGCCGCCCCCACGCTCGCCACCATGATCGGCCTCGGTGTCGGGATCGACTACGCCCTCTTCCTCACCACCCGCTTCCGGCAGGACCTCATCGACGGCCACGATCCGGTCGACGCGGCCGGCCGTACCGCCGCCACCAGCGGCCGCGCCGTCGTGGTCGCCGCCGTCACCGTCGCGGTGGCCATGCTGAGCCTGTACACGTGCGGACTGACCTTCATCGGCCGCATGGGGCTCGCCGCCACCATCGTCGTGATCATCACCGGGGCCGCCGCGCTGACCCTCGTTCCGGCCGCCCTGGGCCTGGTGGGGCGCCGGATCGACCGGTACGCGCTGCGCCGCCCGGTCGCCGAGACCTCCGGCGACCACGACGGCTGGCACCGCTACGCCGCCCTGGTGGCCCGGCATCCGTGGAAGTTCCTGACCGCGGGCACGCTGCTGCTCGCGCTGTGCTCCGTACCGCTGTTCTCCATGCGCCTGGGCCACGTCGACGACGGCGCCGACAAGGCGGGCAGCACCACCCGCGAGGCCTACGACTGGATCGCCGGGGCGCAGGGCCCGGGGTTCGGCCCCGGGGCCAACGGCCCCTTCGTCCTGGTGACCGACCTCCACCACACCACCGTCCCGGCCGACAGGATCGGCGGCGAGCTCACGGCCGCCCTGCGGGACACGGCCGGGGTGGCCCGGTTCACCCCCCTCGCGCCGAGCCCCGACGGCAAGCTGCTCATCTCCACGGTCACCCCGGCCACCGGACCGCAGAGCGCGGGCACGGGCAGCCTGTTCACGACGCTCACCGGGACCACCCTGCCCACCGCGCTCAGCGGCACCGGCGCCGAGGCCTACCTCACCGGATCCACCGCCGGCCAGCTGGACTTCCGCGACACGGTCGAGGAGCGGCTGCCGCTCATCATCGGCATCGTCCTGGCCGCGGCGCTGGTGCTGCTGACCGTCGTGTTCCGCAGTGTGGTGGTCCCGCTCAAGGCGGTCGCCCTGAACCTGTTCACCACGGCCGCGTCCTACGGGGTCCTCGTCGCGGTGTTCCAGTGGGGCTGGGGGAGCGGCCTGATCGGGCTGACGCAACCCGTGCCCATCGAGTCCTTCGTGCCGATGATGATGTTCGCGATCGTCTTCGGTCTGTCGATGGACTACGAGATCTTCCTGCTCTCCGCCATCACCCGTTCCTGGCACCGCACGAAGGACAACACCCTCGCCGTGGGCACCGGGCTCGCGGCGACCGGGCGGGTCATCTCCAGCGCGGCGCTCATCATGACGGCGGTCTTCCTGTCCTTCGCGGGCTCGGCCACGGTCGTGGTGAAGATGCTGGCGCTGGGCCTGGCGGTCAGCGTGGTCCTGGACGCGACGGTGGTGCGGCTGGTGCTGGTCCCGTCGGCGATGTTCCTGATGGGCCGCGCCAACTGGTGGCTACCGGGCTTCCTGGACCGGCTCCTGCCGGACCCGTGGGGTGGGCACCGTCCGACGCCGGCCGCGGGTGGGGACGCGGGCGCGGGCACCGGCACGGGCCGCGGTGAGGCATGA
- a CDS encoding ribonuclease H family protein has protein sequence MSDRIIAACDGAAKGNPGPAAWAWVIADVDGRPERWEAGPLGRATNNVGELTALQRLLEAVAPGTAVQVRMDSQYAMKAVTQWLPAWKRNGWKTAAGKPVANRELVESIDELLADRDVEFRYVPAHREDGDHLNAIADQAASDAAVSQEPAGTALGHASMPVPAPARSTPARSTPARRAAGSAPAGSGAARSTAGTRGAVTIKAKFPGTCPCGKQYGSGEKISKLGSRWGHPDCGGAGAAAL, from the coding sequence ATGTCTGATCGCATCATCGCCGCCTGTGACGGGGCGGCCAAGGGAAATCCGGGGCCGGCCGCATGGGCCTGGGTCATCGCCGACGTCGACGGGCGCCCCGAGCGCTGGGAGGCCGGACCACTCGGCCGGGCCACCAACAACGTGGGTGAACTCACCGCTCTGCAGCGACTGCTGGAGGCCGTGGCCCCCGGCACGGCCGTGCAGGTGCGGATGGACTCCCAGTACGCCATGAAGGCCGTGACCCAGTGGCTCCCGGCCTGGAAGCGCAACGGCTGGAAGACGGCGGCGGGCAAGCCGGTGGCGAACCGCGAGCTCGTGGAGAGCATCGACGAGCTGCTGGCCGACCGGGACGTCGAGTTCCGCTACGTCCCCGCGCACCGCGAGGACGGCGACCACCTGAACGCGATCGCCGACCAGGCGGCCAGTGACGCGGCCGTGAGCCAGGAGCCGGCGGGCACCGCGCTGGGACACGCGTCCATGCCGGTCCCGGCGCCTGCCCGCAGTACGCCCGCCCGCAGCACCCCCGCACGCAGGGCGGCCGGCTCCGCTCCGGCCGGGAGCGGAGCCGCCAGGAGCACGGCGGGCACCCGTGGTGCGGTGACCATCAAGGCGAAGTTCCCCGGGACCTGCCCGTGCGGCAAGCAGTACGGGTCAGGGGAGAAGATCAGCAAGCTCGGTTCACGCTGGGGACACCCCGACTGCGGCGGGGCCGGCGCGGCCGCCCTGTAG